TCATCGACACCGCCAGCCAGAAGGAGGTGGCGCAGGTGCCGGTTGGCCAGGGCCCGGCCCAGACCGGCTTCACGCCAGACGGCCGCCTGGCCTTTGTCTCGCTGTCGCAGGAAAACGCCGTCGCCGTGATCGACCCGGCCACGCGCCAGGTGATTCGCAAGGTCGCCGTCGGAGCGGTCCCCATCCAGCTGTACGCCACGCCGGACTCGCGCACGCTGCTGGTGGCCAACCAAGGCGCGCGCCAGAAACCCGGCAACACCGTCAGCCTGATCGATCTGGAGAGCTTCAAGGTCACCAACACCGTCGTGACCGGCGCCGGCGCCCATGGCGTGGTCGTTGACCGGGAAGGCCGGTACGCCTATGTGACCAACACCTACGCCAACACCGTCTCCGTGATTGATGTGAAAGACCGCAGGGTCGTGAAGACGGTTCCCGTGGGCAAGGCGCCCAACGGCATCAGCATCGCGCCTTGATGGCTGTGTGCGTAAGATGCGGCAGGGGGCCGCGCGGGCGGCCATGGGAAAGGTCCGATGAACGGCTACGAACTGCTACCTGGCGCCCAGGGTCTTGTCGCCGCACTGGCCGTCGGCCTGGTGATCGGTCTGGAACGTGGCTGGCACAACCGCGAGCTGCCGGAAGGGGGGCGTGTTGCGGGCCTGCGCACCTTCGCGCTGACCGGTCTGCTCGGTGGTGTGCTCGGGCATCTGCAGCCTGATTTCGGTGCCTGGCCTTTGCTCGGTGCGCTGCTCGGGCTCTCCCTGCTGCTGACGGTGTCCTACACCCGCCGCGCCAAACTGTCGGGCGATCTCAGCGCCACCACCCCCGTGGCAATGCTGTTGACGCTGGCGCTGGGCGCCTTTGCGGCCCACGGCAACATCACCCTGGCCTTGTCGGCCGCCGTGATTGGCGCCGTGCTGCTGGACCTCAAGCCGACCTTGCACGGCTGGCTGCGCGTGATCGATCACCGCGAATTGACGGCTTCGCTGCAGCTGCTGGTGTTGTCCATGGTGATCCTGCCCTACCTGCCCAACACCGGTCTGGGGCCCTACGCCGCGCTCAATCCCTACCAGCTGTGGTGGGCGGTCATCCTGATCGCGGGCCTGTCGCTGACGGGCCACTTCGCGATGCGCATCACCGGCGCACAAAGAGGCGTCCTGTGGACCGGAATTCTGGGTGGGCTGGCCTCTTCCACGGCCGCCACACTGGCTTTGGCCCGGTACGCACGCCAGCAGCCGCGCCTGGCGGATGCGGCAGCGGCTGGCTCGCTGGCCGCGTGTGGCGTCATGTTCTTTCGCATGCTCGTCCTGCTGGCCGCGGTGCAGCCGTCGCTGCTGTCCACCCTGGGCAACAGCCTGGTGGTCTCGGGCGTGGTGTTGCTGGGGGTGGCGCTCTGGCGGTGGCGCAAGCAGGCCAACACCCCGGTGGGGGAAGGTGCCGTCGACACGATGGCGCCGTTTGACCTCGGCACCGCGCTCGGCTTTGGCGCGCTGCTCGCCGTCATGAGCGTCCTGGTGCCTGCGGCGAAACAGTGGCTGGACACCAGCGGCCTCTACGTGCTGTCGGCGGTGTCTGGCCTGGTGGACGTGGACGCGATCCTGATCTCGCTCGCCCGGCTGCACGGAACGGGTGGCCTGTCCACGGTCGCCAGTGTCACGGCGCTCGGTCTCGCGACCTTGGCGAACATGGTGACCAAAATCGGCATCGCCTGGACGACGGGTGGCCCGCAGGTCGGCAAGCCCGTGCTCCTGGGCTACCTGGCCGCGATGGCGTGCGGAGCGATCGTGTTGGCGCTGAGCGTGGCGCTTGTGTGAGGCTTGCGTGAAGCTTCTCCGGCCACGTCTTCGGATGTTGTGTGTTTGAACCACAAGGACCCCCACCATGGAAAAGTCATTCCACCGTTTCTCTGAACTCTTTTCCCAGCTGGGCCTGCCCATGGACGAGGCCGGTATTCGGGCCTTCCTGAAAACGCACTCGCCCCTGCCAGACGATGTGCTGCTGGCCGATGCGCCCTTCTGGA
This Hydrogenophaga taeniospiralis DNA region includes the following protein-coding sequences:
- a CDS encoding MgtC/SapB family protein: MNGYELLPGAQGLVAALAVGLVIGLERGWHNRELPEGGRVAGLRTFALTGLLGGVLGHLQPDFGAWPLLGALLGLSLLLTVSYTRRAKLSGDLSATTPVAMLLTLALGAFAAHGNITLALSAAVIGAVLLDLKPTLHGWLRVIDHRELTASLQLLVLSMVILPYLPNTGLGPYAALNPYQLWWAVILIAGLSLTGHFAMRITGAQRGVLWTGILGGLASSTAATLALARYARQQPRLADAAAAGSLAACGVMFFRMLVLLAAVQPSLLSTLGNSLVVSGVVLLGVALWRWRKQANTPVGEGAVDTMAPFDLGTALGFGALLAVMSVLVPAAKQWLDTSGLYVLSAVSGLVDVDAILISLARLHGTGGLSTVASVTALGLATLANMVTKIGIAWTTGGPQVGKPVLLGYLAAMACGAIVLALSVALV
- a CDS encoding DUF2789 domain-containing protein, whose amino-acid sequence is MEKSFHRFSELFSQLGLPMDEAGIRAFLKTHSPLPDDVLLADAPFWTPAQAALLREELLEDADWAEVVDQLNTALRAPVRG